The Gymnogyps californianus isolate 813 chromosome 3, ASM1813914v2, whole genome shotgun sequence genomic sequence GGAAGTACCTGGTACTAATTTGCTCcacagcaattattttcttgtgcCCAAGTTCTGGAAGTCAGGCAGAGGCCAAGCACTCAAATTTTCAGGCTGGagaaagttaaaaagcaattagaaaTACAGTATCCTTATTTGTAGTGGTGGTATTGTTCCTCCTGTAGCATATGTTCCATTGAAAGaacaatgtattttcataaCTATTTCCAAACTTTATCTTACAGATATTGCCACCTTTGTACAAAAAATGGCTCACAAGgtgcctttttatttcagtccagggtatttcacaaaataaaggaaactcAGCTGGAGAGTGCTGCTTTCAGAGTGTAACTAGCTTTCCGACACTCGTAGCTGGATTATTTCGGTGATATCAATTCCTAGTTATGTCCTTCTTCCAAACTTCAAAATGGTATCTAAGCCACCCCCCAAAGAAACCACAAGTCAATCCATCTTTGTAAAACTTGAGCCCAAGGTTAGGACTCTGAAGTGAACAATGTAGAATGTTGCCAAAATATcaacacttctgaaataaaactagaaTTTTTATGTACAGCAGGCACACAGTTAAGActtccagattttctttttttaatgtttcaaacCATGTATTTCAgtctctaaaggaaaaaaattaagcattatTTTATAATGCATTTAACTCTTGGTTATGATTTTCAATGCAAGTGTTGATCCCTCGCTGTAGAGAAAACCTACATGGCAGGAGTGCACCAGGTACTTGTCTTCCAGACGAGTTGTTTAAACAAGAAAACTACAGCAGCTTAAGAAAGGGATTTCAGAACAAAAGCCCTGAATTTCCAACTGAGCCAGAAATGAACTATTTTAGCAGGATATTAAACAAACCTCAATAAGCTGGACTTGAAAGAAAGTAGTTGGAGAGTCACATGTTTAAATTTCTTGATTGAAAGCTATTAGAGAATACGAGGGGAAAACGTAaacatcctcttcctcctgtgcaGTCCTCATTCCAGCAGCATTTGCCCACTTTCCCCACAAGATAAAGCCATAATCCCACCTGGAGAATGAGCGCTTGCAACACAAGGCACTTAACTGAAATTTGTTTGTAGCTCCAGGTGTTTGTCTGGCCACCTCAATTTTGGAATATGGCTGCCCACAGTAGGCGTGTTTGCCAGTGACCTGGGTTCAATTTTTTATATACTGACAGGAATATAGAAGTATACTCTTAAGTATCAGAGAAaagttctgaattttaaaatatgggtAATGAACTCCTCTACTGCAAACAAGAGAAATTTGTGTTTCTGGGTGTCTCAATCCatataaaaaatgcagaaatgtacATCTGGTACTTCTGTTGGGCTGCcatctggttttccttttgtagTTAGCTATCAATTTCATATACGTAATGGAATTTTACCCCTGAGTTTCCTACCAAAGCaagcgggggaaaaaaattacatacacaaaataattatttttttgtgtacaaaaaaataatcatgtgaGCAAATACAGTAGGTAAAATTTATTGGGTTCTTATTCGCCAAGATTAACAGGCTCTTCATATATTACCAAAAATGTAACTTCCATCTGAATCCTTTAtacacagtaagaaaaatgtatatgcccacaaaaattaataaaaagcgTGATCTGCAGAAGAGTTGTCTTGGATGAACATTCTCATTTTTGACAAGCACTCATTCACTCAAAGGTTGGTTAACTTTGGGGAAAAGCTTTGAGgcatttttgttgttacttCACACACTCCTTCCACTGATATGCCTTTCACGACAGCAGTGCGCTGGCAGACAATCCTGATCTTCTCGGgttcatttctttcctaaaagATAATCAACAGAGCTCTTTTGTGAGCAAGATCAAGTGACATCAACCTGACCCATCAAAGAATCGTGCGACAGAAGTGATTAGAGAAGCCATGCGCatgcagccagctgcagccagctgcatCTGAGCGGGTTGGCTCGGTTCACCTATAGCCCGAGGAACTGCTAGGCTGCAGTTCATCCCATCCTAAATAATACACTGGGGAGATATTGCAGGTTTCCACTAACACAACCCATTTATCAACTCAGCGCATAAGAATTCAGTAACATGAGAGGACTTGTTCCCTAAGAGTTTTCTCTACTGGCTACAGCAGGATCCCAAGTGACTAACTCAGATGTAGCCTTCTGTGGGTGCAGAATGTCCACTGAGAGCTCCCGCTCCCTGCCCCATCTACGGAGGAATATATAGCAGTGTTGAAGCAATTAGCTGGTGAAACCACCATTCAGAGCAACAAGGATAAAATGTCCACTTCTAGGAGGTCTCAGATAACTGAAGAGCTACAACAATTTAAAGTACTACACTCATGAAAAAACACCATAATGTAACTTAAATTTTCCAACTCTTTCACTACCTGATTCATTACAACTTACCTGCCTGGTCCATGCATACACATCCTTTGAAAATTTAATGGAAGGGACATGTGAATTTGGAGCCATTAAGAGCCTAGCACAGAAGTGTGCTTGTATTTTAGAGACAGATTGCTCACCCAAGCTTAAGAAATGTTGCTGCTTTTACTATTGAGGAAAACTAAATATTTAGTAACAGCTTGAAGTTCCTTATTTCTCTCTGAAGAGGTTATCAGCAGGAAGAGAGCCATGTTCTTTAAAGGTCTACATCCATTCGATGGGGAAGATGCTGGCTGACCTCAGCTTAACTAAAGATCAGCaggaatttttctgtttagacTGAATAACAATAAAAGATGCCTGCCCAAGACCCTGGCTGTGACAGCACATTATGGAAAATGCATTAACATTCCAGCAGTGTTAATCATTTTAACAGGAAGTCAGCCAGCCAGACACCAAGAGGGACTCTCCTTGTTGGAGCTCCTGTGCTGGGAGAGCACTCCAAGCATTCTCCAAAGACCCTTTTGAACAGTTGTCTTTTGCAGCACACCTAGCAAGATATAAACTGTTTCAGATTAGCTGCAAACCCAGAATCTCTCACAGAAAATTGCCGCTCTCTTGTTATCAGGGgagatgtgctggttttggctgggatagagttaattttcttcacagtagctagtatggggctatgttttggatttgtgctgaaaacagtgttgataacacagagatTATCTCATTATTGATGAGcggtgcttacacagagtcaaggccttttctgcttctctcaccaccctaccagcgagtaggctgggggtgcacaaggagttgggaggggacacagctgggacagctgaccccaactgaccaaagggatattccataccatgtgacttcatgctcagcatataaagctgggggaagaagaaggaagggggggacgttcagagtgatggtgtttgtcttcccaagtaactgttacacgtgatggagccctgctttcctggagatggctgaacacctgcctgccgatgggaggtggtgaatgaattccttgttttgttttgcctgtgcgtgcagcttttgctttacctattaaactgtcattatctcaacccacgagttttctcacttttactcttccaatcctctcccccatcccaccggggaggagtgagcgagcggctgtgtggtgcttagttgccagctggggttaaaccacaacaggagaCAAGCCTAGTGCCCCTATCAATCAGCCATGCTGTTACTGCCACAGCTGCCGGCCAGTGGGCAGCTCCTCTGCTAGGACAACCCCAGAGCATCTAGAGCTTTTTGCACGTGAGTGACAACGTCTACTTCATCCAGATGTTTAGAGAGCAAGGGAGAGCCTGGCCTTCTGCTTCCATCTCCTGCCTGTGCACTGACCCACTCAACACTGCGCTGGCTCCTGATGGCACTGCTGGGAACGGAGGGCACTCGGCAGCTCCAGCACTCACCCAGCACCTGACATCCCTGAGGTGTCCACGAATACATTCATCAGTGTGTTTTACTGGAGCAGCAGGTCATATAATGTCAGCCCAACAGCTGAAGTGTTGACTTACAAATTGTTTCTCTATCTTGTGAGATCCCGGTGGCTCTTACATATAtagagaatcatagaatcacagaatcatttaggttggaaaagacctttaagatcattgagtccaactgttaacctagcactgccaagtccaccactaaaccatgtccctaagtgccacatctacacgtcttttaaatacctgccaggatggtgactcaaccacttccctgggcagcctgttccaatgcttgataaccctttcagtgaagaaatttttcctaatacccaatGTAAACCtccctggcgcaacttgaggccgtttcctctcgtcctatcacttgttacttgggaaaagagaccgacacccatGACACAcacctatatatatatatatatgtatattaggttttttaaaagtaataagaCCAGGCCAGTAAAAAAGAACACATGTAAATGTTACATAGCACTAAGTCTCTTAAAGGGCATGAACTTTAGAAAGATTAtaggaaaaggattttaaaggaGCATAAATTTAGGGACTAATCTACATGGTGTTGACTATACCTCTTTGTTTGGAGCAAGGGAAGGGGAATCAGTCTCCAAGCAAATGTTCTCCAGTGGAATCTGTTTAATTAACTTCTCTCACTGGTGCagccaggaaaataaacaagacaGAATAGCTCATGAGAAGGTCAGTCTCACTACAGCAATCAATATATAGCAACATGCAAAATAAGTACCAGTTCTGCCAGAATGGCATTCAGACTGTTTAAGCCTTTGGAGGTAAACCTGTATTTCCAATGAACTGCAAACACAGGCTGAACAGAGTATTTATGTCCCTTGAGACCTCAGACACTACCAACAGCTTATAGCTTTTAGAGACCTTAGGAGAGGAATGAAGAGGAGGTAACTTGGGTCCCGAGAATAACTCTGCTTTGGGTGCTTACTTCTCTCCGCTGGCTGTACAACAACCTTGGGCTCCTAGGAGCTACACAGAGGACAAAAGCGATATTGGATGCCAGAAAGCAGACTcacaaagctgctgaaaagaCACGGGTCAGTTTAAAACACTGGTGAAAGAACAGCACAGCCGCGACCCAGCCAGCGGATCGGGAGCACCGTGCTCAGAAACATCCCCGCATCCCTCCTTCCAGCCTGAGTGAACGGATAGGGAGAGCTCATTATTGCCTCCTTTTACCTAGGCAGATTTGGCACTCTTGGTGACTCTCCTGTCAGCTCAGCTCTTCCCAGGGTAAATGTCTGAGTGCTGGAAGCAAAAGGCTTTGTGACTCCATCAGGCCAGACGGAGGTGATGGAGCAGCCAGAGCCTGgggcaagagcagagctgggcagtgTTTGGATGGATGGTGGTGAAGGTGAAGCTCCCACCGCTCCCTGACAAGGGGTTGGCTTGGGAGAGGCTGCATTTTTGAGGGAACAAAGTTACTTACATGTTTGGGaaactttctttcatttataaaCACCAAACCATTTCACTGTGAATTTCATACTGAGCTTTCAGTTAAGGAGTGttgaaatgtttggttttacctgggaaatactgaaaaaaaaatcagcctctcATTTCAAAATGGgcagttttgtttgaaaacaacagCCTGTGGGAGGCTTAGCTTCAAACTGCTACATGAGGACTctttctcatgtttttttccaaaatccaaAAAATCCCAGTGTCTCATTTTCACTCCAAAGGAAGACAAGTTTATGGGGGCATTGACAATTTTCATGGCGTGGAAGTCACCCCCCAGCCAGCCACAGCCAACCCCCCATCCCTGCTAGTATCACTGTTCCTTCTGCATTGATTCAGGTACTGGAAAATGATAGTTGGATGAGAAGGCAAAAGGCCAAGGCTCATGCAATCCAATTATAACCCTGCTGAAATGGCTTCCGGGAACTCTGCAAGGACTAACCTAATCATGCCTTGTAACGgccagaggaaaagaaaaataatagccAGCTTGTACCCCTTCCAGAGTGACAGACTGTCTCCCAGCAAAGTTGTGGAGCAGTACGTCCTGAACACCTACAATATATGTAAGAAACCCAGGGAGCTGGGATCAGGCTGCAGAGTTGAGCAACCCGAACACTGTGTATCAGGTTTTCTTACAGCAGGACAAGAAGACTCCAAGATTATAGTCAGTGCTACGgtcactgaaaaatgcaaagcttgGATTTGTTAACCCTGCCCTCCATATGGTGAAATGGCTGCTGAGATTCCCTCAGCCCACTGGTAGGTAGGTAAGTACCACCAAATTAACTTCTTATCAGTCACCAGAGGACTGGTAATGGGCACATTTTTCAATTAGCACCTGCCTGGTCCATATTGGGACTTGCAAATATAGGAAAAATCTTTGCTGTAATTGCTCAGCTACCTCTCTTCCAGGTCCACAGCcccttttttctgtcctgttgtCTTCTGCCATGCTTATATTTTAAGGTATGCATAAAcctaattgtttttaaatgagtggAAAggatatacatttttttccccattaggTAAATAAAATTTGGAATATACACATCTGCTTAAATTAGtccacagggagaaaaaaaacctcatgaaatCATACTTTCTTACcctaattaaaaaacccccactgtATTGGGTAATGCTGAGGCAGTAGCTGTTTTGCTCCACTACCTTCACCATTCCCCCCAGAGTTACAGTACTTTCCTTGGTCTCTGTTTCACTAATTTTCCATCTGACATACTTGTTCAGGTGTACTTCGTGATTACTTAAGTTACTAGGTCAGTGCTAAGTAGCACCCCTGTGCTTTCCACCCAGCTCTCTTGACTTTACCAAGTCTTGAGATGTACATTCAAGGCAGAGGTGCATTACCATCACCTCCGTGTAAGCAGAGGCAATGGGTGCAGTTCTTGTATGTGAGCAGAGTCATCTCACAgatcacttccaaaaaaaaaaattatgtctaaGCCCGGGTCCTGTACccactgttaaaaaaaccaggaGCAATGCCTACCTTCCTCCTTCAGGAAAGCAATCGCTTGTCTGCCAGCTGAGCAAGGATGCAGGTTTCTGCTCAATGCAAACACATGCCTTAGAAAAGCAGAGTGACACTGAGTGAGCTTATCATTTTTACCTTAAACACTAGTTTGTTTACTTTTAGAAAGCAATAGCCTTCCATTAGCAATAGAGAGCAGCTGTGGAGGTGAGCAGAGTTAGACTTGGCACTCAGAGCacagtggagagagaggagcacGGGTCACTCGGGAAGACAGCCATGTGCGGTTCAGAGGAAGGCTTTGCACCCGCTCGCTGCATACAGCCATGATGGCTGTGGAAAAGCAAGGCAGagctgttctttttccttctagttttccttctgcttccatcAGTTTCGGTGGTGGTGCGTGTCCACCAAACACATAGTAAGATGATAGCACTGAACAGTTACCATGGAGGGCACTGCTTGATCTGCATCCTTTTGTTATTGGAAGTGTGAGGGAAAGGACCTCACCTGGTTTGCAATCACAGATTGACTCTACAGGGCAGGCAGTGTGGGGGAAAGATACTATTCTGCAATGATTTCCCAAACCAAACATAGACAGATCTCCCTTTCCATGGATCCAGTTCCCTACTTTTTGTGAATTTAGCAGCATAAGACATGTCAGAAGTCACATGCAAAGGTAGTTTCAAGTCCCCCTTTACACTGACTCACTCCCAATGCTGTTTTGAACAGGCCCTTAGAGCCGGAGGGCACAGAGTGAGCAGAGGCCGCTCTGACTCGCCCTGGGCTGGACAGAGACCAGGAGCAGCAGACTGGGATAAACACTCAGCCCTTTTTTCCAGCCCCACCTTTGTATCTGCTATGCCAGGTCAGTGGACTAGCTGCAGTGGACTATACGcaaaataccctctcctgacCACTCAAACTGGCCTATGGCCAGATTACACGGACGGTGCACAGCAAAGCAGTAGTGCTCCAGAAAATCTGATCTTTGATTTCctccaaatatttgttttccagcaaTCACTGCTGGCCACATGTTATTTCATTTGTGTTGCTATTTGCATCCATCTGAAGTTTAAGAGAGTCTTTCACAAGTGTTGGATTAAATTTaactcatttttattctgacaGTGCCCTGGGCACCTATGCGAATACAACTATGACCCTTCCCCATGTCTATAAACTGCATGCAGCATGCTTATTTATATTAATAAGAAGATAAGCTTCTTTGTCGCATCCTCCCTCCTCCATTG encodes the following:
- the LOC127014068 gene encoding LOW QUALITY PROTEIN: putative deoxyribonuclease tatdn3-A (The sequence of the model RefSeq protein was modified relative to this genomic sequence to represent the inferred CDS: inserted 1 base in 1 codon; substituted 1 base at 1 genomic stop codon) → MESVLSLFEKYTDKLVATVGLDFTPWLMSMPQQCEEQQRVLALQLATAKQLDLPVNLHPCSAGRQAIAFLKEEGVQDVLLHNFAGRQSVTLEGVQAGYYFSFPLAVTRHDXVKKLIKQIPLENICLETDSPSLAPNKEERNEPEKIRIVCQRTAVVKGISVEGVCEVTTXNASKLFPKVNQPLSE